In Oryza brachyantha chromosome 2, ObraRS2, whole genome shotgun sequence, a single window of DNA contains:
- the LOC102699290 gene encoding uncharacterized protein LOC102699290 isoform X3, whose translation MDGMIRHQKIAAPRGRKMGAVDAAGGGEVDVFDAGRCADGYALGLAVGRRFGEAIRSRMRGDAVLRQQLLPFAATAPGRPLVDALRDANRARYPRYWDELVGTADGSGVPLLHVILVNFRKEILPFITNEDHHHDEEEADDDCSDVLLVSESTAIAGHNEDANVALLGHTYVVKATSPDGSSSFTAYTYAGELPTCAFGFNSNGVAFTLDSVPPARGEVVAGAIARNFVSRDLLEATSLDDAMNTVTSPDMSVGHSYNLMDVRRRRIVNVETASGNRFSVREAGAAPFFHANMYRHLQVEQVHDENSMARERRAAEWSPDSKEKALSLLGDTADGKYPIYMTGPTLYTLCTVLVDLDEETMTIYKGNPMNRDAVRVFRML comes from the exons ATGGATGGAATG ATAAGGCACCAAAAGATTGCTGCTCCTCGGGGTCGCAAGATGGGTGCCGTGGATGCCGCCGGCGGGGGCGAGGTGGACGTGTTCGACGCCGGCCGGTGTGCCGACGGGTACGCGCTGGGGCTCGCCGTGGGGCGGCGGTTCGGCGAGGCCATCCGGAGCAGGATGCGCGGCGACGCCGTGCTGCGGCAGCAGCTGCTCCCGTTCGCGGCAACGGCGCCGGGGCGGCCGCTCGTCGATGCGCTCCGGGACGCCAACCGCGCGAGGTACCCGCGGTACTGGGACGAGCTGGTGGGGACGGCCGACGGCAGCGGGGTCCCACTCCTACAT GTAATTTTGGTCAACTTCAGGAAGGAGATCCTGCCGTTCATCACCAATGAGGATCATCACCACGACGAGGAAGAAGCCGACGACGACTGCTCGGACGTGCTGCTCGTCAGCGAGTCGACGGCGATCGCCGGACACAACGAGGACGCCAACGTCGCGCTGCTCGGCCACAC GTACGTGGTGAAGGCCACGTCGCCGGACGGCTCGTCGTCGTTCACCGCCTACACctacgccggcgagctcccgaCCTGCGCCTTCGGCTTCAACAGCAATGGCGTG GCGTTCACCCTCGACTCTGTcccgccggcgcgcggcgaggtcgttgccggcgccatcgcccgGAACTTCGTGTCGCGCGACCTCCTCGAAGCGACGAGCCTCGACGACGCCATGAAC ACGGTGACCTCGCCGGACATGTCGGTCGGCCACAGCTACAACCTGATGgacgtccggcggcggcggatcgtCAACGTCGAGACCGCCTCCGGCAACCGCTTCTCCGTGCgcgaggccggcgcggcgccctTCTTCCACGCCAACATGTACCGCCATCTCCAGGTGGAGCAG GTTCACGACGAGAACTCCATGGCCAGGGAGAGGAGAGCGGCGGAGTGGTCGCCGGACTCCAAGGAGAAGGCGCTCTCGCTGCTCGGCGACACGGCTGACGGCAAGTACCCGATCTACATGACCGGCCCAACGCTGTACACCCTGTGCACCGTCTTGGTTGATCTCGACGAGGAGACGATGACCATCTACAAGGGGAACCCGATGAACCGAGACGCAGTTCGAGTGTTCCGTATGCTGTGA
- the LOC102699290 gene encoding uncharacterized protein LOC102699290 isoform X1, which translates to MTPLRLPATPPPPKILAAPSPPPSSPTSGAAKNSKLAAPAEVVGSVFAGVDGFTVPSSQIRHQKIAAPRGRKMGAVDAAGGGEVDVFDAGRCADGYALGLAVGRRFGEAIRSRMRGDAVLRQQLLPFAATAPGRPLVDALRDANRARYPRYWDELVGTADGSGVPLLHVILVNFRKEILPFITNEDHHHDEEEADDDCSDVLLVSESTAIAGHNEDANVALLGHTYVVKATSPDGSSSFTAYTYAGELPTCAFGFNSNGVAFTLDSVPPARGEVVAGAIARNFVSRDLLEATSLDDAMNTVTSPDMSVGHSYNLMDVRRRRIVNVETASGNRFSVREAGAAPFFHANMYRHLQVEQVHDENSMARERRAAEWSPDSKEKALSLLGDTADGKYPIYMTGPTLYTLCTVLVDLDEETMTIYKGNPMNRDAVRVFRML; encoded by the exons ATGACCCCGCTTCGTCTTCCGGCCACTCCGCCCCCGCCAAAAATCCTCGCcgcgccttctcctcctccctcttcgcCGACTTCGGGAGCCGCGAAGAACAGCaagctcgccgcgcccgcggaGGTTGTCGGCAGCGTATTTGCCGGCGTCGACGGCTTCACCGTGCCCTCTAGCCAG ATAAGGCACCAAAAGATTGCTGCTCCTCGGGGTCGCAAGATGGGTGCCGTGGATGCCGCCGGCGGGGGCGAGGTGGACGTGTTCGACGCCGGCCGGTGTGCCGACGGGTACGCGCTGGGGCTCGCCGTGGGGCGGCGGTTCGGCGAGGCCATCCGGAGCAGGATGCGCGGCGACGCCGTGCTGCGGCAGCAGCTGCTCCCGTTCGCGGCAACGGCGCCGGGGCGGCCGCTCGTCGATGCGCTCCGGGACGCCAACCGCGCGAGGTACCCGCGGTACTGGGACGAGCTGGTGGGGACGGCCGACGGCAGCGGGGTCCCACTCCTACAT GTAATTTTGGTCAACTTCAGGAAGGAGATCCTGCCGTTCATCACCAATGAGGATCATCACCACGACGAGGAAGAAGCCGACGACGACTGCTCGGACGTGCTGCTCGTCAGCGAGTCGACGGCGATCGCCGGACACAACGAGGACGCCAACGTCGCGCTGCTCGGCCACAC GTACGTGGTGAAGGCCACGTCGCCGGACGGCTCGTCGTCGTTCACCGCCTACACctacgccggcgagctcccgaCCTGCGCCTTCGGCTTCAACAGCAATGGCGTG GCGTTCACCCTCGACTCTGTcccgccggcgcgcggcgaggtcgttgccggcgccatcgcccgGAACTTCGTGTCGCGCGACCTCCTCGAAGCGACGAGCCTCGACGACGCCATGAAC ACGGTGACCTCGCCGGACATGTCGGTCGGCCACAGCTACAACCTGATGgacgtccggcggcggcggatcgtCAACGTCGAGACCGCCTCCGGCAACCGCTTCTCCGTGCgcgaggccggcgcggcgccctTCTTCCACGCCAACATGTACCGCCATCTCCAGGTGGAGCAG GTTCACGACGAGAACTCCATGGCCAGGGAGAGGAGAGCGGCGGAGTGGTCGCCGGACTCCAAGGAGAAGGCGCTCTCGCTGCTCGGCGACACGGCTGACGGCAAGTACCCGATCTACATGACCGGCCCAACGCTGTACACCCTGTGCACCGTCTTGGTTGATCTCGACGAGGAGACGATGACCATCTACAAGGGGAACCCGATGAACCGAGACGCAGTTCGAGTGTTCCGTATGCTGTGA
- the LOC102699290 gene encoding uncharacterized protein LOC102699290 isoform X2: MTPLRLPATPPPPKILAAPSPPPSSPTSGAAKNSKLAAPAEVVGSVFAGVDGFTVPSSQIRHQKIAAPRGRKMGAVDAAGGGEVDVFDAGRCADGYALGLAVGRRFGEAIRSRMRGDAVLRQQLLPFAATAPGRPLVDALRDANRARKEILPFITNEDHHHDEEEADDDCSDVLLVSESTAIAGHNEDANVALLGHTYVVKATSPDGSSSFTAYTYAGELPTCAFGFNSNGVAFTLDSVPPARGEVVAGAIARNFVSRDLLEATSLDDAMNTVTSPDMSVGHSYNLMDVRRRRIVNVETASGNRFSVREAGAAPFFHANMYRHLQVEQVHDENSMARERRAAEWSPDSKEKALSLLGDTADGKYPIYMTGPTLYTLCTVLVDLDEETMTIYKGNPMNRDAVRVFRML, from the exons ATGACCCCGCTTCGTCTTCCGGCCACTCCGCCCCCGCCAAAAATCCTCGCcgcgccttctcctcctccctcttcgcCGACTTCGGGAGCCGCGAAGAACAGCaagctcgccgcgcccgcggaGGTTGTCGGCAGCGTATTTGCCGGCGTCGACGGCTTCACCGTGCCCTCTAGCCAG ATAAGGCACCAAAAGATTGCTGCTCCTCGGGGTCGCAAGATGGGTGCCGTGGATGCCGCCGGCGGGGGCGAGGTGGACGTGTTCGACGCCGGCCGGTGTGCCGACGGGTACGCGCTGGGGCTCGCCGTGGGGCGGCGGTTCGGCGAGGCCATCCGGAGCAGGATGCGCGGCGACGCCGTGCTGCGGCAGCAGCTGCTCCCGTTCGCGGCAACGGCGCCGGGGCGGCCGCTCGTCGATGCGCTCCGGGACGCCAACCGCGCGAG GAAGGAGATCCTGCCGTTCATCACCAATGAGGATCATCACCACGACGAGGAAGAAGCCGACGACGACTGCTCGGACGTGCTGCTCGTCAGCGAGTCGACGGCGATCGCCGGACACAACGAGGACGCCAACGTCGCGCTGCTCGGCCACAC GTACGTGGTGAAGGCCACGTCGCCGGACGGCTCGTCGTCGTTCACCGCCTACACctacgccggcgagctcccgaCCTGCGCCTTCGGCTTCAACAGCAATGGCGTG GCGTTCACCCTCGACTCTGTcccgccggcgcgcggcgaggtcgttgccggcgccatcgcccgGAACTTCGTGTCGCGCGACCTCCTCGAAGCGACGAGCCTCGACGACGCCATGAAC ACGGTGACCTCGCCGGACATGTCGGTCGGCCACAGCTACAACCTGATGgacgtccggcggcggcggatcgtCAACGTCGAGACCGCCTCCGGCAACCGCTTCTCCGTGCgcgaggccggcgcggcgccctTCTTCCACGCCAACATGTACCGCCATCTCCAGGTGGAGCAG GTTCACGACGAGAACTCCATGGCCAGGGAGAGGAGAGCGGCGGAGTGGTCGCCGGACTCCAAGGAGAAGGCGCTCTCGCTGCTCGGCGACACGGCTGACGGCAAGTACCCGATCTACATGACCGGCCCAACGCTGTACACCCTGTGCACCGTCTTGGTTGATCTCGACGAGGAGACGATGACCATCTACAAGGGGAACCCGATGAACCGAGACGCAGTTCGAGTGTTCCGTATGCTGTGA